A window of Variovorax sp. HW608 genomic DNA:
GGAAACTGCAAAGCAGAAAATTCGACGCCGCCAATTTGACGATCTGGGTTAGAGACATGTTGGCCAGCAAATCCGCGAGTTCGCGGCCGACCCCCAAACGATACATGGCTGCTGCGCGATCCTGCTTGGCCAGCTTTTGAGCGAGCAGCATGTAGGCGAGATTGATGTCGCCGATCTCTTTCGAGATGTCGCCATGTGTCACGGCGCCGTCATTTTCCAATTCCACTCTGCACTCCGTTTGATTTTGGCTCTAGTCTATCGACAGAATCTAACAATCTTTAACAACTGGCTGTCATTCATCCTGAAAGTGAGACTTATCTGACACGACCCAAACGCCCTCCCAATTCAGGGAAACCCTCACGTGGACAATGTAAGTAGAATGCATACAAAAAAATTGGCGCCCTGCCGCTTCGAATTGATGAAAAAGTATTAAACTCGTCAATGAAACGGGAGATTCAGGATCAATTGTTCGCTTCTTTCATGAAATCCAATTAATACGAAACAAAAAGTATCAATTCGAATTTCTCGTGTGAAATAATTCATGCCATTCGCCCCGGAATCGCATCCGTGTCACTTTCGAGACCGTGGATCCACGCCATCAGCTCGGCCACCGCGCGATAAAGCTGCGGCGGGATCTGCGCATCGAGGTTCACCTGCATGAGCAGCCGGACCAGGTCCGCGGACTCGTGCACGTAGAGGCCGTTCGCCTTCGCCTCGCGCATGATCGATTCGGCCACCACGCCATAGCCCTTCGCCACGACCACGGGCGCCTTCGCGGTGTCGGCATGCGACAGCGCCACCGCGCCCTGACGTTCGTTCGCACCGGCGGTCATGACGGATTCATCCCCGAAACCTGGAAGTCCTGCAGCGACAGGCCGATCGCGTCGAAGCGCCGGGCCAGCGCCCCGCCGTCCGCCCGCAGGCGTGCCACCGTGGACGCTTCGGCGGCACTGAGGCGCGCATGCACGCCCGAACCGGCGAGGCTGAGCCGCACATCGACCACGCCGAGGCGCGGCAGATGCATCGACACCGTGGTGGACCAGGGTCGAGCGGCTTCTTCGCCGCCGGCATGAGATTCGCGTTCGTCGCTCTCCTGCTCGATCGACCATTGCATCGGCACGCCGGGCCACGCCTCGCCGTTCCACCGGAAGACCGACGTGGCGAGCAGATCGAGCTGCTGGTGCACCAGCGTGACGGACTGCGGATGGATCATCCCGGTTGCAACCGGCATGAGCCCGGTCGTCGCGGCATGACCTGGATGGCGAACCGCGCTGCCTTCTGCAACAACGGCACGCTCGGTCACGGCCTCGGGCATCGCCGCGGGCGCTTCGGCCCAACGGTAGGCCGCCTCGACACGCGCGGCCTCCGGATGGGCTTCGCGATCGGCGGCAAGCGGCGCATCACCGGAAGGCGCCTGTGCTGCCGAGGGCTTTGCCTCTTGGACCTCGGCAGTACCGCCCTGCCCCGCTGCTTCCACGGGTTTCCCGGTGTTCGATGCGAGTTCGTCGACCACCGGTGCGAGGCCTTGGGCAACCGCCTGCTGCGCGGCTTCGGCGGCCTGCGACGAAGGCCCAGCCACGGTCGGCAGGGCGGGCTGCGCCTGTGCAGCCAATGCCGCCGCGAGCCCCGGACCCGACCAGCGCGCCTGCGGCTCCTCGGCCATCTGCGCCAGCGTGCGGCTTCCCGCCGCGAGTTCCACGAGGTGCGATTCGTAGAAGAGTCCGCTCGCCCTGACGTTCTGCGACAGCATGCCGGCAAGCACACCCGCATCCGGCGCCTTCGCCGAAGCCCAGGCGGGCGCGGCGCCGCGCACCGGGCCCGCATCGCCATGGGCATCCGCCAGCACCGCGCTGATGAGTCGCGCCGCCGCCGACAGCTCGGCCTTGGCGGCGCGCGTCGGCGAGCCGTCGCGGTACGCCGCGTCGCCGAGGGCGCCGGGCACCAGTCTCTCGAGTGCCGCGTTGGAGGGCAGCCGCACGTCGTTCGCGACGCGCCCCACCTGCAG
This region includes:
- the flhD gene encoding flagellar transcriptional regulator FlhD codes for the protein MELENDGAVTHGDISKEIGDINLAYMLLAQKLAKQDRAAAMYRLGVGRELADLLANMSLTQIVKLAASNFLLCSFRLDDHPMFAVFGEEKDTTLQQAHMSILMSARKIQSREVGAMA
- a CDS encoding EscU/YscU/HrcU family type III secretion system export apparatus switch protein, which gives rise to MTAGANERQGAVALSHADTAKAPVVVAKGYGVVAESIMREAKANGLYVHESADLVRLLMQVNLDAQIPPQLYRAVAELMAWIHGLESDTDAIPGRMA
- the fliK gene encoding flagellar hook-length control protein FliK codes for the protein MTGLTGLIDTLLAAKTSPRVDVLAIRNEAEIGPPGPVLQVGRVANDVRLPSNAALERLVPGALGDAAYRDGSPTRAAKAELSAAARLISAVLADAHGDAGPVRGAAPAWASAKAPDAGVLAGMLSQNVRASGLFYESHLVELAAGSRTLAQMAEEPQARWSGPGLAAALAAQAQPALPTVAGPSSQAAEAAQQAVAQGLAPVVDELASNTGKPVEAAGQGGTAEVQEAKPSAAQAPSGDAPLAADREAHPEAARVEAAYRWAEAPAAMPEAVTERAVVAEGSAVRHPGHAATTGLMPVATGMIHPQSVTLVHQQLDLLATSVFRWNGEAWPGVPMQWSIEQESDERESHAGGEEAARPWSTTVSMHLPRLGVVDVRLSLAGSGVHARLSAAEASTVARLRADGGALARRFDAIGLSLQDFQVSGMNPS